One Paenibacillus riograndensis SBR5 DNA segment encodes these proteins:
- the ccpA gene encoding catabolite control protein A, translating into MTVTIYDVAREAGVSMATVSRVVNNNPNVKPQTRKKVFEAIERLGYRPNAVARGLASKKTTTVGVVIPDISNSIFAEIARGIEDIANMYHYNIILCNADKRKEKEIRVINTLLEKQVDGLLFMGGTVTDEHIQAFQTSAVPIVLCATRDEQGTYPSVDIDHETAAFDAVNTLIRHGHREIAMISGTLQDPANGYARFQGYKKALEAAGIEYQEDLVRIGNYRYESGVEAMKYFLGLKKKPTAVFAATDEMAIGAIHSIQDEGLKVPDDFSIISVDNIRMASMVRPLLTTVAQPMYDLGAVAMRLLTKLMKKETVENPRVILPHETILRLSVNHVNK; encoded by the coding sequence TTGACGGTAACCATTTACGATGTAGCTCGAGAAGCAGGCGTATCTATGGCTACGGTATCACGGGTTGTGAACAATAACCCGAACGTGAAACCGCAGACCCGGAAGAAAGTTTTTGAAGCGATTGAACGTTTGGGCTATCGTCCAAACGCCGTGGCGAGAGGTCTCGCCAGCAAGAAAACAACAACCGTTGGGGTTGTTATCCCCGATATCTCGAACTCGATTTTTGCAGAAATTGCACGCGGGATCGAAGATATTGCCAACATGTACCATTATAACATTATTTTGTGTAACGCGGATAAGCGCAAAGAGAAGGAAATACGTGTCATTAACACACTTTTGGAGAAACAGGTGGACGGGCTGCTGTTCATGGGTGGAACCGTAACAGATGAACATATCCAAGCCTTCCAGACGTCTGCCGTTCCAATCGTACTTTGCGCTACGCGTGATGAGCAGGGAACCTACCCGTCTGTTGATATCGATCATGAGACGGCAGCGTTCGATGCCGTGAACACACTTATCCGTCATGGCCACCGCGAAATTGCAATGATTAGCGGAACGCTGCAGGACCCTGCCAATGGTTATGCCCGTTTCCAGGGGTACAAGAAAGCGCTGGAAGCAGCAGGCATTGAGTACCAGGAGGATCTGGTCCGCATCGGGAATTACCGTTACGAATCCGGTGTCGAAGCGATGAAGTACTTCCTGGGGCTGAAGAAGAAGCCGACAGCTGTATTTGCGGCAACCGATGAAATGGCGATTGGTGCCATTCACAGTATTCAGGATGAAGGCCTGAAGGTGCCGGATGACTTCTCGATCATCAGTGTCGACAATATCCGCATGGCCTCTATGGTCCGTCCTTTGCTGACAACTGTTGCGCAGCCTATGTACGATCTGGGCGCGGTAGCAATGAGACTCCTGACGAAGCTGATGAAGAAGGAAACGGTTGAGAATCCGCGTGTCATTTTGCCTCATGAGACGATCCTGCGTTTGTCTGTGAATCATGTGAACAAATAA
- a CDS encoding 5'-methylthioadenosine/adenosylhomocysteine nucleosidase → MSEIIGLIGAMDEEIKLLLESMEDKVSTVKAGVAYYSGTIFGQRVVLCKSGVGKVNAAVTTQILIDAFGVARVLFTGVAGAVHPELGIGDIVISSHCIQHDMDVTALGYPRGVIPYQEVSSFPAAPDLVQLAEEACRALKQKSVTGVVLSGDQFIASAAVVAELREQLDGACAEMEGAAVAQVCYMNGIPFVIIRSMSDKADGSAHVNYREFTVTASERSHAILEYMLKAM, encoded by the coding sequence ATGAGTGAAATCATAGGATTGATTGGAGCGATGGACGAGGAGATCAAGCTGCTCCTGGAGAGTATGGAAGATAAGGTAAGCACAGTCAAGGCAGGCGTTGCTTATTATTCAGGCACGATATTCGGCCAAAGGGTGGTTCTCTGCAAATCGGGAGTCGGCAAGGTCAACGCTGCGGTGACGACACAAATTCTGATTGATGCTTTCGGAGTGGCACGTGTGCTGTTCACTGGTGTTGCCGGGGCGGTGCATCCGGAGCTCGGTATCGGGGATATCGTCATTTCGTCCCATTGCATCCAGCATGACATGGACGTCACCGCTCTTGGCTACCCGCGGGGGGTAATTCCGTATCAGGAAGTGTCCTCTTTTCCAGCAGCCCCAGACCTTGTACAGCTAGCCGAAGAAGCCTGCCGGGCGCTGAAACAGAAGTCGGTTACAGGAGTTGTTCTGTCTGGGGATCAATTTATTGCCAGTGCCGCCGTTGTAGCTGAGCTCCGGGAGCAGCTGGACGGAGCCTGTGCGGAAATGGAAGGGGCGGCCGTCGCACAGGTCTGCTATATGAATGGGATTCCTTTTGTGATTATCCGCTCCATGTCAGACAAAGCAGACGGTTCGGCACATGTGAACTACCGCGAATTTACGGTTACGGCCTCGGAGCGCTCCCATGCGATTCTTGAATACATGCTGAAGGCGATGTAA
- a CDS encoding GNAT family N-acetyltransferase — translation MEHRKIPVSHILPHHRSLITVSGPLSPDALQGLQMHPDLDAFRKPQEQLEALIEIAGLPEGRVIAAVVDQVIAGYVTFHYPDELELWSQGGMEDLIELGAVEVADGFRGIGLAKLLITSAFEREQLENCIVFTTEYYWHWDLKGSGLDVWAYRQMMEKLMQTVDMVWYATDDPEICSHPANCLMVRIGREVPMSSQETFDRVRFRQRFMY, via the coding sequence ATGGAGCACCGCAAAATCCCTGTGTCCCATATTCTGCCGCATCACAGAAGCCTGATTACCGTTAGCGGACCTTTGTCGCCAGACGCGCTGCAAGGGCTGCAGATGCATCCGGATCTGGATGCCTTCCGTAAACCGCAGGAGCAGCTGGAAGCGCTTATAGAGATTGCCGGATTGCCGGAAGGGCGTGTAATTGCCGCTGTTGTTGACCAGGTGATCGCAGGCTATGTTACTTTTCACTATCCGGATGAACTGGAGTTATGGTCTCAGGGCGGAATGGAGGATCTGATCGAGCTGGGTGCTGTGGAAGTAGCGGATGGATTCAGGGGAATAGGGCTTGCGAAGCTGCTGATTACGAGCGCTTTTGAACGGGAACAGCTGGAGAACTGCATCGTGTTCACAACCGAATATTACTGGCATTGGGATCTGAAAGGCAGCGGGCTGGATGTATGGGCCTACCGTCAGATGATGGAGAAGCTGATGCAGACGGTAGACATGGTGTGGTATGCCACAGATGATCCGGAGATTTGCTCCCATCCAGCCAACTGCCTGATGGTGCGCATCGGCCGGGAAGTCCCGATGTCCTCACAGGAAACCTTTGACAGGGTGCGTTTCAGGCAGCGTTTCATGTACTAG
- the acsA gene encoding acetate--CoA ligase, with the protein MGQVHSEILPGRAKQANMADYSRAVSEFRWEDVEKSFSWHESGKVNMAHEAIDRHVLEGRGAATALIYSDSAREEMYTFSDLREQSNRFGNVLRQHGIGRGDRVFIFMPRRPELYFSLLGVLKVGAVAGPLFEAFMETAVKDRLEDSGAVALITTPELLQRVKRAELPELKHVFVVGGPSDGGQGLISYEEAMAAASAELEPEWLSLEDGLIMHYTSGSTGKPKGVYHVQRAMIQHYYTGKIVLDLRPDDVYWCTADPGWVTGTSYGIFAPWLNGVTNVVRGGRFSPQDWYKTIERFGVTVWYSAPTAFRMLMGAGEASLKDIDLSSLRHVLSVGEPLNPEVVRWGDKFYQQRIHDTWWMTETGAQLICNYPGMDIKPGSMGRPLPGIEAAILDDRGNLLPPYAMGNLAIKTPWPSMMGKIWNNEAKYEEYFRIPGWYISGDSAYMDEDGYFWFQGRIDDVINSSGERIGPFEVESKLVEHPAVAEAGVIGKPDVMRGEIIKAFISLRDGYFPTAELKEEIAAFVKAGLSAHAAPREIEFREKLPKTRSGKIMRRVLKAWELHLPAGDLSTIED; encoded by the coding sequence ATGGGGCAAGTTCACAGCGAAATTTTACCGGGTCGTGCAAAACAGGCCAACATGGCTGATTATTCCCGGGCAGTCAGCGAATTCCGGTGGGAGGATGTGGAGAAAAGCTTCTCCTGGCATGAGAGCGGCAAGGTGAATATGGCCCATGAAGCCATTGACCGGCATGTGCTTGAAGGCCGTGGAGCAGCCACCGCTTTGATCTACAGTGATTCCGCGAGGGAAGAAATGTACACGTTCTCCGATTTGCGGGAGCAGTCCAACCGTTTCGGAAATGTGCTGCGTCAGCATGGCATCGGCCGGGGAGACCGGGTGTTTATTTTTATGCCGCGCCGGCCGGAGCTCTATTTCAGTCTGCTGGGAGTTCTCAAGGTGGGAGCGGTAGCGGGACCGCTGTTTGAGGCTTTTATGGAAACGGCTGTGAAGGACCGGCTGGAGGACAGCGGCGCAGTGGCACTCATTACCACACCTGAGCTGCTGCAGCGGGTGAAACGTGCCGAGCTGCCGGAGCTTAAGCATGTGTTTGTAGTAGGCGGCCCGTCGGACGGCGGGCAAGGGCTTATCAGTTACGAAGAAGCGATGGCTGCGGCCTCTGCGGAGCTTGAACCGGAGTGGCTGAGTCTGGAGGACGGGCTGATTATGCACTATACCTCCGGCTCAACCGGCAAGCCCAAAGGGGTATATCATGTGCAAAGAGCAATGATCCAGCATTATTATACAGGTAAAATTGTACTGGATTTGCGTCCTGACGATGTCTATTGGTGCACGGCTGATCCCGGTTGGGTTACCGGAACCTCCTATGGGATTTTTGCGCCTTGGCTGAACGGGGTGACCAATGTTGTGAGAGGCGGACGCTTCAGCCCGCAGGACTGGTATAAGACCATTGAGCGGTTTGGGGTTACCGTATGGTACAGCGCACCTACCGCGTTCCGTATGCTGATGGGAGCGGGGGAGGCCAGCCTGAAGGACATCGATCTCAGCAGTCTGCGGCATGTTCTGTCGGTAGGAGAGCCGCTCAATCCCGAAGTGGTACGGTGGGGGGACAAATTCTATCAGCAGCGTATTCATGATACCTGGTGGATGACTGAAACGGGAGCCCAGCTGATCTGCAATTACCCGGGAATGGATATTAAGCCCGGCTCCATGGGGCGCCCGCTGCCCGGCATCGAAGCTGCTATTCTGGATGACCGGGGCAACCTGCTGCCGCCATATGCAATGGGCAATCTGGCGATTAAGACGCCGTGGCCCTCCATGATGGGTAAGATCTGGAACAATGAAGCGAAATACGAGGAGTATTTCCGCATTCCCGGCTGGTACATCTCCGGTGATTCCGCATATATGGATGAAGACGGCTACTTCTGGTTCCAGGGCCGGATCGATGATGTCATCAATTCCTCCGGTGAGCGGATTGGCCCGTTCGAGGTGGAGAGCAAGCTGGTAGAGCATCCAGCGGTTGCTGAAGCCGGGGTGATCGGCAAACCGGATGTGATGCGGGGAGAGATTATTAAGGCGTTCATTTCCTTGCGGGATGGATATTTCCCTACGGCTGAGCTGAAGGAGGAAATCGCGGCCTTTGTCAAAGCGGGGTTGTCCGCCCATGCAGCACCGCGTGAAATTGAATTCAGGGAGAAGCTGCCCAAGACCCGTTCCGGGAAAATCATGCGCCGCGTGCTGAAAGCCTGGGAGCTTCATCTTCCTGCAGGGGATTTGTCCACCATCGAGGATTAA
- a CDS encoding transglycosylase domain-containing protein translates to MVEENKKKTVKQRPPRRSWLRRFGSVLKWMFILGILGILFAGGAVSGYVASIVKDDPVRSEELIQKEVSQNAVTGFAYFRDGQPIGQLRTEEDRRLVQFNNIPQLVIDAVLAIEDNNFYNHKGVDFSGTLRAVKQKLLNESVQTGGSTLTQQLARRVFLSLDRTEDRKIKEILLSLRLERYLSKQEILTAYLNKVPFGNGSNGYNVYGIKAAAKGIFGLDDLDKLNTAQAAYLAGLPQLPSKYSAFNGVGEFNETAFKRAMERQKLVLRRMLEENKITASQYNEALQFDIKGSLAPHTKKAYATYPYLMLETERKAAEILLSLNEGKNGVVDPNASAAAADNNTLLEEARRQLMTGGYRVYTTIDKKVYSAMHSVSEDSANFTKDSKARGKEQTAGMMINNKTGAILGMIEGRDFNIEQMNYATQMVRQPGSTMKPIAAYLPALDAGLIQPAGILDDAPIILKDGGKGFHIPKNANNRYQGLVTARYALNKSLNLPALKLFNEKVGIEKAWAFSKKLGITTIQDDDYKAQTGVIGGLKYGVTVEDLTNAYSSIGNQGAFNDAYMIEKIVDAQGKIIYQHKVNPEQVYSKQTAYLMTDMLRTVITDGTASTVKKNYKHFKDVPIVGKTGSTQNYGDVWFMGYTPDVTLGMWVGYKEQINTLQGDTQKRQAQTLWAKVMNAVIDKQPELFVTKEFAKPEGIVKKTVSAYSGKLPTDLTDRFTTDIFNAKYVPKQSDDGISRARYITYNGVNYLPLDGTPEDFLKEKIVVKRDKPIQDLVKELLAAFKSMKEHQSLSYYMPEDAKSDFPTEVDPRVDDGNSPTPPSGVNVSYSTGKAVITFNPSGSPDVVGYRLYRSLNGGAYKKQAVLSVGEGTTFSPGTPSSANASFYVAAVDVAGHETSSGRVAGAVTPTPETTPPPEESPGAEATPDPGAQPGSTEDPGMVIIEPPGSSDVPAGGGTNAAGGSNAAGGDAAGGNSAGGNAGSGNAAAPTP, encoded by the coding sequence ATGGTTGAGGAGAACAAAAAGAAGACCGTAAAGCAGCGTCCACCCCGTAGATCCTGGCTCCGCAGGTTCGGTTCCGTCCTGAAGTGGATGTTTATACTCGGCATATTAGGCATTCTGTTTGCCGGCGGTGCTGTTTCCGGATATGTCGCTTCCATAGTGAAGGATGATCCGGTCCGGTCCGAAGAATTGATTCAAAAGGAAGTCAGCCAAAATGCCGTTACCGGCTTTGCGTATTTCCGCGATGGCCAACCGATCGGCCAGCTCCGGACCGAAGAGGACCGCAGACTTGTACAGTTCAACAATATCCCGCAGCTTGTGATTGATGCCGTTCTCGCGATAGAGGACAATAATTTCTACAATCATAAAGGGGTCGATTTCAGCGGCACCCTGCGTGCCGTCAAGCAAAAGCTGCTGAATGAATCCGTTCAGACCGGCGGCAGCACCCTGACCCAGCAGCTGGCACGGCGCGTGTTCCTGAGCCTTGACCGCACAGAGGACCGCAAGATTAAGGAGATCCTGCTGTCTCTAAGGCTGGAACGGTATTTATCCAAGCAGGAAATTTTAACAGCCTATTTAAATAAGGTTCCTTTCGGCAACGGTTCCAACGGGTACAATGTGTACGGCATCAAAGCCGCTGCCAAAGGGATATTCGGACTGGATGATCTGGATAAGCTGAATACGGCCCAGGCCGCATATTTGGCAGGACTCCCCCAGCTTCCTTCCAAATACTCCGCATTTAATGGAGTCGGAGAATTTAATGAAACGGCATTTAAGCGTGCCATGGAACGCCAAAAGCTTGTGCTGCGCCGGATGCTGGAGGAGAACAAGATCACGGCCTCCCAGTATAATGAAGCACTGCAATTTGATATCAAGGGTTCTCTGGCTCCGCATACGAAAAAGGCTTATGCTACATATCCTTATCTGATGCTTGAGACCGAGCGCAAGGCCGCCGAGATTCTGCTATCCCTCAACGAGGGCAAAAATGGCGTAGTTGATCCGAATGCCTCTGCTGCCGCTGCAGATAACAACACACTGCTCGAGGAAGCGCGCCGCCAGCTGATGACCGGCGGTTACCGCGTCTACACGACGATCGACAAAAAAGTATACAGTGCGATGCACAGCGTCTCGGAAGACAGTGCTAATTTCACAAAAGACAGCAAGGCCCGGGGCAAGGAACAGACAGCCGGCATGATGATCAACAACAAAACCGGAGCGATTCTCGGCATGATCGAAGGACGGGACTTCAATATTGAGCAGATGAACTATGCTACCCAGATGGTACGGCAGCCGGGTTCAACTATGAAGCCCATTGCCGCTTATCTGCCCGCACTGGATGCCGGACTGATCCAGCCTGCAGGCATCCTTGATGATGCGCCCATCATTCTTAAGGACGGCGGCAAAGGCTTCCACATTCCGAAGAATGCCAACAACCGGTATCAGGGTCTGGTCACAGCCCGCTATGCCCTTAACAAATCCTTGAATCTGCCAGCGCTCAAGCTGTTCAATGAGAAGGTTGGGATCGAGAAAGCATGGGCTTTTTCCAAGAAGCTGGGGATTACTACGATCCAGGATGATGATTACAAAGCGCAGACCGGGGTCATCGGCGGACTCAAATATGGGGTAACTGTTGAAGATTTGACGAATGCCTATTCCTCGATTGGTAACCAGGGAGCCTTTAATGACGCCTATATGATCGAGAAGATTGTGGACGCCCAGGGTAAAATCATCTATCAGCATAAAGTCAATCCGGAGCAGGTATACTCCAAGCAGACCGCTTATCTTATGACAGATATGCTGCGCACGGTGATTACCGACGGGACCGCAAGCACCGTCAAGAAAAACTACAAACACTTCAAAGATGTGCCAATTGTCGGTAAAACCGGTTCCACCCAAAACTACGGAGATGTATGGTTTATGGGCTACACGCCGGATGTCACACTTGGCATGTGGGTGGGCTATAAGGAACAAATCAATACGCTTCAGGGCGATACCCAGAAGCGTCAGGCGCAGACCTTGTGGGCCAAAGTAATGAATGCCGTCATTGACAAGCAGCCTGAGCTTTTTGTCACGAAGGAATTTGCAAAGCCTGAAGGCATCGTCAAAAAGACAGTATCCGCCTACAGCGGCAAACTGCCCACGGACTTGACCGACAGGTTCACTACAGATATTTTCAACGCAAAATATGTGCCGAAACAAAGTGATGACGGAATCTCCAGAGCCAGATATATTACTTACAATGGCGTGAATTACCTTCCGCTGGATGGCACACCTGAGGATTTCCTCAAAGAGAAAATTGTCGTCAAACGCGACAAACCGATCCAGGATCTCGTGAAGGAGCTGCTTGCCGCCTTCAAGTCGATGAAAGAGCATCAATCGTTGTCATACTACATGCCGGAGGATGCGAAATCCGATTTCCCGACTGAGGTTGATCCTCGCGTAGATGACGGCAACAGCCCAACGCCTCCAAGCGGAGTCAATGTCTCTTACAGTACGGGCAAAGCCGTTATCACCTTTAACCCAAGCGGTTCGCCGGATGTGGTCGGATACCGCCTGTACCGTTCACTTAATGGGGGAGCGTACAAGAAGCAGGCTGTTCTATCCGTCGGCGAAGGAACCACTTTCAGCCCTGGCACTCCGTCCAGCGCCAATGCCTCCTTCTATGTGGCTGCGGTGGACGTAGCCGGTCATGAGACGTCTTCGGGCAGAGTAGCCGGAGCAGTCACTCCTACACCGGAGACTACGCCGCCGCCGGAGGAATCTCCCGGTGCAGAAGCTACACCGGACCCCGGAGCGCAGCCAGGCAGCACGGAAGATCCCGGCATGGTCATTATTGAGCCGCCGGGATCATCCGATGTCCCTGCCGGTGGTGGCACTAATGCCGCAGGTGGCAGCAATGCCGCTGGGGGAGATGCTGCCGGAGGAAATTCTGCCGGAGGAAATGCCGGCTCCGGAAATGCCGCAGCACCAACGCCTTAA
- the rpsD gene encoding 30S ribosomal protein S4, giving the protein MARYTGPKFKLSRRLGISLSGTGKDLKRPFPPGQHGANQRRKVSNYGMQLLEKQKLRHMYGLGEKQFRTLFSKAQKLQGIAGENFMFLLESRLDNLVYRLGFANSRAGARQLVSHGHVTVNGKKVDIASYRVSVGDVIGLRERSRAMASIKEALENRSHLPGYLEYADGSFEGKYIRLPERAELSQDIDEKQIVEFYNR; this is encoded by the coding sequence ATGGCACGTTACACCGGACCTAAATTCAAACTCAGCCGCCGTCTGGGCATTTCCCTTAGCGGTACAGGCAAAGACCTGAAACGCCCGTTCCCTCCGGGACAGCACGGCGCTAACCAACGCAGAAAAGTAAGTAACTACGGAATGCAGCTTTTGGAAAAACAAAAACTGCGCCACATGTACGGCTTGGGTGAAAAGCAGTTCAGAACTCTTTTCTCCAAAGCACAGAAGCTCCAGGGTATTGCGGGCGAAAACTTCATGTTCCTGCTCGAAAGCCGCCTGGACAACCTGGTATACCGTCTTGGTTTCGCCAACTCCCGCGCTGGTGCGCGTCAGCTGGTATCCCACGGACACGTTACCGTTAACGGCAAAAAAGTCGACATCGCTTCTTACCGCGTAAGCGTGGGCGACGTAATCGGACTTCGCGAAAGAAGCCGCGCTATGGCTTCCATCAAAGAAGCTCTGGAAAACCGCTCCCACCTTCCAGGTTACCTGGAATATGCTGACGGCTCTTTCGAAGGCAAATACATTCGTTTGCCGGAACGCGCCGAGCTGTCCCAGGATATCGATGAAAAGCAAATCGTCGAGTTCTACAACCGTTAA
- a CDS encoding diguanylate cyclase, translated as MSEQEACGRKDNRVLLQDSMQSRGDIEDPAAWLRETDIVSYDFPHAANLIAESFREWRGQSGPEFAKAWDWCVLNFEGKPIEIVDNRGNEDQWRGQLEAAAADSLQFAKPYTIHEHAAGHTLSFVIIPVFTRSRREIFALLGCVMPHEQFEQGGLYIAEAMSLHFQACFYRRFEHMFMSDLAGLHLHAERESSRRSLLFQIVQRMHDNIDVDAVLTEVIDSISAMYPGARLELFMSQDHRSANPLVKPLPLHWGDDDVCARAFKDGRVSLYAGREDNHTVEIGLPLGGKQGVYGVFHMVMDKPAFPEVDLRFLSMVADTAGTAFENAKLYERSNQLIRELRMSNELTQRLNQSLRLGDIFQFAFEELLEMFDADYCCILHMNEDKGGLEAIACNYHPLQGEILEIGEGLGGRVYTTGEALILSDYRNADGSYSRLMNATGSNSVIATPLNVGGEVRGAIMLTHREPHFFSYDSYRLLQAMAGHIGLAVGNARLHAEVRRLANRDSLTGLYARHYLDEIIKDKQITEFCGSLIVVDIDQFKMVNDTYGHQKGDKILRQVSEIVKSSIRQGDIAARWGGEELAVYLPQLGVQQAVFVAERIRKQVMSETDPRVTVSCGIAEWSWTDDKVSVESLFYRADMALYEAKNNGRNQVVLDTKIAETSTKNP; from the coding sequence ATGTCAGAGCAGGAAGCATGCGGACGCAAAGATAATCGTGTGCTGTTACAGGACTCCATGCAATCACGCGGAGATATTGAAGATCCCGCCGCATGGCTTAGGGAGACGGATATTGTATCATACGACTTTCCCCATGCAGCCAACCTGATTGCGGAAAGTTTCCGGGAATGGCGGGGGCAGAGCGGACCGGAATTCGCCAAGGCCTGGGACTGGTGTGTGCTTAATTTTGAGGGGAAACCCATTGAAATTGTTGATAATAGAGGAAATGAGGATCAATGGAGGGGACAGTTGGAGGCAGCTGCGGCTGACTCCCTGCAATTCGCGAAGCCTTATACGATCCATGAGCACGCCGCTGGACATACATTGTCTTTTGTAATCATTCCCGTATTTACACGCAGCCGGAGGGAAATTTTTGCGCTCCTTGGCTGCGTTATGCCGCATGAGCAATTTGAACAAGGCGGATTGTATATAGCGGAAGCGATGTCCCTGCATTTTCAGGCTTGCTTTTACCGCAGATTTGAGCATATGTTTATGTCTGATCTGGCTGGATTGCATCTGCATGCGGAGCGTGAGAGCAGCCGGCGTTCGCTGCTGTTCCAGATCGTACAGCGGATGCATGACAACATTGATGTGGATGCTGTGCTGACCGAGGTGATCGACAGTATTTCGGCCATGTACCCGGGAGCCAGGCTTGAGCTTTTCATGTCGCAGGACCACCGCAGCGCGAACCCGCTGGTCAAGCCGCTCCCGCTTCACTGGGGGGACGATGATGTATGCGCCAGAGCGTTCAAGGACGGACGCGTATCCCTGTATGCCGGACGTGAGGACAACCATACGGTAGAAATTGGCCTTCCCCTCGGCGGCAAGCAGGGGGTGTATGGCGTATTCCATATGGTGATGGACAAGCCGGCTTTTCCGGAGGTGGATCTGCGTTTCCTCTCCATGGTGGCTGATACGGCAGGTACGGCTTTTGAGAATGCCAAGCTGTATGAGCGGTCCAATCAGCTGATCCGGGAACTGCGCATGAGCAATGAGCTTACCCAGCGGCTGAATCAGAGCCTGCGCCTTGGCGACATTTTTCAGTTCGCTTTTGAAGAGCTTCTGGAAATGTTTGATGCCGATTACTGCTGTATTTTACATATGAATGAAGACAAGGGCGGTCTGGAGGCGATCGCCTGCAACTATCATCCCCTGCAGGGTGAGATTCTTGAAATCGGCGAAGGGCTTGGCGGCAGGGTATACACCACGGGCGAAGCCCTTATTCTGTCGGATTACCGGAACGCGGACGGAAGTTATTCACGGCTGATGAATGCCACGGGTTCGAATTCAGTGATTGCTACTCCGCTTAATGTAGGAGGCGAGGTTCGCGGGGCGATTATGCTTACTCACCGGGAACCGCATTTCTTCTCTTATGACAGTTACAGGCTGCTCCAGGCCATGGCAGGCCATATCGGGCTTGCTGTGGGCAATGCGCGTCTGCATGCCGAGGTGCGGCGTTTGGCCAACCGTGACAGTCTGACCGGCTTATATGCGAGGCATTATTTGGACGAGATCATCAAGGATAAGCAGATTACCGAATTCTGCGGTTCATTGATTGTCGTGGACATTGATCAGTTCAAGATGGTGAATGACACCTACGGTCACCAGAAAGGCGACAAAATTCTGAGACAGGTCAGCGAAATCGTCAAGTCTTCCATCCGTCAGGGGGATATCGCCGCGAGGTGGGGCGGGGAGGAGCTGGCGGTGTATTTGCCGCAGCTTGGCGTGCAGCAGGCGGTATTTGTAGCAGAACGTATCCGCAAGCAGGTAATGAGCGAAACAGATCCGCGTGTAACCGTCTCCTGCGGCATTGCGGAGTGGAGCTGGACAGATGATAAGGTGAGCGTGGAATCGCTCTTCTACCGGGCGGACATGGCCCTCTACGAAGCGAAGAACAACGGCAGGAACCAGGTCGTGCTCGATACCAAAATAGCGGAGACCAGTACAAAGAATCCTTAA